In one window of Haloimpatiens sp. FM7315 DNA:
- a CDS encoding transposase, which translates to MARSSRVKEDGAIYHVMIRSISEIDLFKEDKDKVMYLNQMQKSMMMYKFKVYAYCIMTNHAHFIINSNGADISKIMQGLNFKYAANYNKIHNRHGHLFQDRFKSKIVKSQRYLTTLTAYIHNNPLKINGYEKTPENYKYSSLRVYLGVEKDKTGLLDEEYIIKFWGNNIENARKKYMKYVFVCDDEKLNKEIEFENENTEYRSEKVILTRDFDANKIMDFIAKETGIKKIMLYIKNKKNTVKARALTALLMRCLCDYKCKDICKTLGNITQSNVSRLCYIGVNIMLTNKKYENIIEKFISQKSLNFS; encoded by the coding sequence ATGGCAAGAAGTAGTAGAGTAAAAGAGGATGGAGCAATATATCATGTTATGATAAGAAGTATAAGTGAAATAGATTTGTTTAAGGAAGACAAAGATAAGGTTATGTATTTAAACCAGATGCAAAAAAGTATGATGATGTATAAATTTAAGGTTTATGCTTATTGCATTATGACAAATCATGCCCATTTTATAATTAATTCCAATGGAGCGGATATATCGAAAATTATGCAAGGATTGAATTTTAAATATGCAGCTAATTACAACAAGATTCATAATAGGCATGGCCATTTATTCCAAGATAGGTTTAAAAGCAAGATAGTAAAGTCCCAAAGGTATTTGACTACTCTTACTGCATATATTCATAACAATCCTTTAAAAATAAATGGATATGAAAAGACTCCAGAAAACTATAAATACTCAAGTTTAAGAGTTTATTTAGGTGTGGAAAAAGATAAAACTGGTCTTTTAGATGAAGAATATATAATAAAATTTTGGGGGAATAATATTGAAAACGCTAGAAAGAAATATATGAAATATGTTTTTGTATGCGATGATGAGAAACTCAATAAAGAAATAGAATTTGAAAATGAAAACACGGAATATAGAAGTGAAAAAGTGATATTAACTAGAGATTTTGATGCTAATAAGATAATGGATTTTATAGCTAAAGAGACAGGTATTAAAAAGATAATGCTTTATATTAAAAATAAAAAGAATACTGTGAAAGCTAGAGCTTTAACTGCGCTTTTAATGAGATGCTTATGTGATTATAAATGCAAAGACATATGCAAAACTTTGGGGAATATTACTCAATCAAACGTGTCTAGATTATGTTACATAGGTGTTAATATCATGCTTACTAATAAGAAATATGAAAATATAATTGAAAAGTTTATTTCACAAAAATCATTAAACTTTTCTTAG
- a CDS encoding GNAT family N-acetyltransferase encodes MTLCYKNATKDDIDQIFLLNKKLIEKYEIDLSLDFETINIWIKNKIKTNIEKYTCIYYDDFKVGYFYLDDKGEKFELDDLYVLNDYRGKGIGTEVLKFVDLNCKKKNKNVFLYVFAKNEGAIKLYIRNGYKIVKKIKESRYIMEKEEEGTVNKNKQIIK; translated from the coding sequence ATGACATTATGTTATAAAAATGCCACAAAAGACGATATAGATCAGATATTTCTATTGAATAAAAAATTAATTGAAAAATACGAAATAGATTTAAGCCTTGATTTTGAAACAATAAACATTTGGATAAAAAATAAGATAAAGACAAATATAGAAAAGTATACTTGTATTTATTATGATGATTTTAAAGTAGGATATTTTTATTTAGATGACAAAGGTGAAAAATTTGAATTAGATGATTTATATGTTTTAAACGATTACCGGGGTAAAGGAATAGGAACTGAGGTTTTAAAATTTGTTGATCTAAATTGTAAAAAGAAAAATAAAAACGTTTTTCTATATGTTTTTGCTAAGAATGAAGGCGCTATTAAATTATATATTAGAAATGGATACAAAATTGTAAAAAAGATTAAAGAGAGCAGATATATAATGGAAAAAGAAGAAGAGGGGACGGTTAACAAAAATAAGCAAATAATTAAATAA
- a CDS encoding (2Fe-2S)-binding protein, with amino-acid sequence MEQNINSQILDKLTKVCLCKNISRATIKKAIQNGAKTLEEVEKATGACSGNCEGKRCSEKIKILLLESKNI; translated from the coding sequence ATAGAACAAAATATAAATTCACAAATTTTAGATAAACTTACAAAAGTGTGTTTATGCAAAAACATTTCTAGAGCTACAATTAAAAAAGCCATACAAAATGGTGCTAAAACTCTTGAAGAAGTAGAAAAAGCTACTGGTGCTTGTTCAGGAAATTGCGAGGGAAAAAGGTGTTCAGAAAAGATAAAAATACTACTACTTGAAAGTAAAAATATATAA
- the istA gene encoding IS21 family transposase has product MERLKGWNLFGEIKQHKNMGLNKSQVQRQLNINYKTVDNYWNMSPDEYAQLVMEAKNRTKKIDKFKDEVLEWITDFRDISAAQVYDWLREKYGDLDFKERSLRHYISNLREEYKLPKLATARQYESVDELPMGCQAQVDMGQIWLSNTNGSRTRVYFFAMVLSHSRYKYVLWSITPFTTSTFIDAHNKAFEYFGGMPVEIVYDQDRILTVSENNGDIIYTEGFQNDIDLMKYKVRLCRAFDPESKGKIEAVVKFAKYNFAHYRTFVDIDSLNDDCLRWLDRTGNGKVHETTKDTSRGVFFGTGTPKASTSFV; this is encoded by the coding sequence ATGGAAAGATTGAAGGGATGGAATTTGTTTGGTGAAATCAAGCAGCATAAGAATATGGGACTGAATAAGTCGCAAGTGCAAAGACAATTAAACATAAATTACAAAACTGTTGATAATTATTGGAACATGAGTCCTGATGAATATGCACAGTTAGTTATGGAGGCTAAAAATAGAACAAAGAAAATAGATAAGTTTAAAGACGAAGTATTAGAGTGGATCACGGATTTCAGAGATATCTCAGCAGCACAGGTTTATGATTGGCTAAGAGAAAAATATGGTGATTTAGATTTTAAAGAACGTTCATTAAGGCATTATATTAGCAACTTAAGGGAAGAGTATAAACTACCAAAACTTGCGACAGCAAGGCAATATGAATCTGTTGATGAACTACCTATGGGATGTCAAGCACAAGTTGATATGGGGCAAATATGGTTAAGCAATACTAATGGCAGTAGAACTAGAGTTTATTTCTTTGCTATGGTACTATCTCATTCAAGATATAAGTATGTATTATGGTCGATAACACCGTTTACTACATCAACATTTATAGATGCACATAATAAGGCATTTGAATATTTTGGAGGTATGCCTGTGGAAATAGTTTATGATCAAGACAGGATACTAACAGTATCAGAAAATAACGGGGACATAATTTACACTGAAGGATTTCAAAACGATATTGACCTTATGAAATATAAAGTTAGGCTCTGTAGGGCATTTGACCCTGAAAGTAAAGGGAAAATTGAAGCGGTTGTTAAATTTGCTAAGTATAACTTTGCCCATTATAGAACCTTTGTAGATATTGACTCTCTAAATGATGATTGTCTTCGATGGCTCGATAGAACTGGCAATGGTAAAGTGCATGAAACAACAAAAGATACCAGCAGAGGTGTTTTCTTTGGAACAGGAACACCTAAAGCTAGTACCTCATTTGTTTGA
- a CDS encoding transposase, whose protein sequence is MPKSHPFSLPLTSVELLARVRDHVDHKYIKCFRLLTLGWSDGNTFLPLTFTLLSSEKEKNRLCSENHNIDKRTNGSKLRKEAVLKSPEVMISLLKQVPKYAIPASYVLFDSWFTYPKTLIQILELKLNTIAMVKAMPRVYYNYNGKLLNLKDLYAALRKRRGKAKILSSTIIGIGSDKNGNEVKAKIVFVRDRNRSRKWLALISTNISLDDNEIVRIYGKRWDIEVFFKMNKSFLKLAKEFQGRSYDSMVSHTSIVFTRYIMLTLESRKNNDVRTIGGFFSML, encoded by the coding sequence TTGCCGAAATCTCACCCTTTTAGTTTACCATTAACATCTGTTGAGCTTCTTGCAAGAGTTCGTGATCATGTTGATCATAAATATATCAAATGCTTTCGCCTTCTTACTCTTGGCTGGTCAGATGGCAACACTTTTTTACCACTTACGTTCACTCTGCTTTCTTCCGAAAAGGAGAAAAACAGACTTTGCTCAGAAAATCACAATATTGATAAAAGAACTAATGGATCTAAACTCCGTAAGGAGGCTGTTTTAAAGTCACCCGAAGTTATGATTAGTTTACTTAAACAAGTTCCAAAATATGCTATTCCTGCTTCATATGTTCTTTTTGACAGTTGGTTTACATACCCAAAAACTCTTATACAGATTTTAGAACTCAAACTTAATACTATTGCCATGGTTAAAGCAATGCCAAGGGTTTACTACAATTACAACGGTAAATTATTGAACCTTAAAGATCTTTACGCTGCTTTAAGAAAAAGGCGTGGTAAGGCCAAAATTTTATCTTCTACTATTATAGGTATTGGCTCTGACAAAAATGGTAATGAGGTAAAAGCAAAAATTGTATTTGTAAGGGACAGAAACCGAAGTAGAAAATGGCTTGCTTTAATTTCAACCAATATATCTTTAGATGATAACGAGATAGTAAGGATTTATGGCAAACGTTGGGATATAGAGGTTTTCTTTAAAATGAACAAGTCTTTTCTAAAACTTGCTAAAGAGTTTCAGGGGCGTTCTTATGATTCCATGGTTTCACATACTTCTATAGTTTTTACCAGGTATATTATGCTTACTTTAGAAAGTCGTAAGAATAATGATGTTAGAACTATTGGTGGATTTTTTTCAATGTTGTGA
- a CDS encoding kinase, with protein sequence MKKKYEKLNIKGDIVMEKEAKLIILRGNSGSGKSTTGRALQKRFGHGTMLISQDVVRREMLYVKDGPNSEAIDLLLELALYGKNHCHVVILEGILNSKWYEKLFQSMLQQFQKKIFAYYFDIPFEETLIRHKQKPNSHEFGEKEMRRWWNEKDFLGIISEVCLGKKLSLNEIVDKIYNDVI encoded by the coding sequence ATGAAAAAGAAATATGAAAAATTAAATATAAAGGGTGATATCGTTATGGAAAAAGAAGCAAAGCTAATAATTCTAAGGGGTAATTCTGGTAGCGGTAAAAGTACTACGGGAAGAGCTTTACAAAAAAGATTTGGTCATGGAACAATGCTGATTTCTCAAGATGTAGTTAGAAGAGAAATGTTATATGTAAAAGATGGTCCTAATTCTGAAGCTATTGATTTGCTACTGGAACTTGCTTTATACGGGAAAAATCACTGCCATGTAGTAATTTTAGAAGGCATTTTAAATTCAAAGTGGTATGAGAAATTATTTCAAAGTATGCTTCAGCAGTTTCAAAAGAAAATTTTTGCTTATTATTTTGACATACCTTTTGAAGAAACTTTAATTCGTCACAAACAAAAGCCCAATTCACATGAATTTGGTGAAAAAGAAATGAGAAGATGGTGGAATGAAAAAGATTTTTTAGGTATTATTTCTGAAGTATGCTTGGGTAAAAAGTTAAGTTTAAATGAGATAGTAGATAAAATATATAATGATGTTATATGA